In the genome of Gloeotrichia echinulata CP02, one region contains:
- a CDS encoding phosphate ABC transporter substrate-binding protein gives MSQKSGPPPIVFVLGFLLLLAGGCWWFFLRTPAPNTPIAQPGTVPTGNNAPAFSAPTSVSSGTTVRIDGATSMVNINQNLKRGFEAQFPGTRVEAVGNGTDRGIQDLLVGKVDFAAVSRPLTAQEQGQGLTAVPVTTDAIAVVVTKANPFQEGLTSTQLADIFQGKINNWSAVGGSSATIRVINRPVISGTNKSFQELVLKGANFGTTPNITTLQRDATTPLLQALGTDGIGYATFAQVATQQTVRVVPVDGLTPDASAYPYQRQLFYVYKNPASPAVQAFLGYATSAQGQQALALGN, from the coding sequence ATGAGTCAGAAAAGCGGACCACCTCCCATTGTTTTTGTCCTGGGATTTTTGTTACTGTTGGCTGGTGGCTGCTGGTGGTTTTTCTTGCGAACCCCAGCACCAAATACTCCAATCGCACAACCAGGTACTGTTCCTACTGGTAATAATGCTCCAGCTTTTTCAGCGCCAACTTCAGTTTCCAGTGGCACCACTGTGAGGATTGATGGTGCTACCAGCATGGTGAACATTAACCAAAATCTTAAAAGAGGTTTTGAGGCACAATTTCCGGGTACAAGGGTAGAAGCAGTTGGCAATGGTACCGACAGGGGAATTCAGGATCTCTTGGTTGGTAAAGTTGACTTTGCAGCTGTATCTCGACCTTTGACTGCACAAGAACAAGGTCAAGGATTGACAGCGGTTCCTGTCACCACAGATGCGATCGCCGTCGTCGTTACCAAAGCAAATCCTTTCCAAGAAGGATTAACTAGCACCCAACTCGCAGATATATTTCAGGGAAAAATTAATAATTGGTCTGCAGTTGGTGGCTCATCAGCAACTATCCGCGTAATTAACAGACCCGTAATTAGTGGAACCAATAAATCGTTTCAGGAATTGGTGCTGAAGGGGGCTAATTTTGGTACTACCCCAAACATTACCACACTGCAACGGGATGCAACAACTCCCCTACTCCAAGCTTTGGGAACTGATGGCATAGGCTATGCTACCTTTGCTCAGGTCGCTACACAGCAAACAGTAAGAGTTGTTCCCGTTGATGGGTTGACCCCAGATGCAAGTGCTTATCCCTACCAACGTCAACTATTTTACGTCTATAAAAACCCTGCTAGCCCTGCAGTGCAAGCATTCTTAGGCTACGCTACTTCGGCTCAAGGACAGCAAGCGTTAGCATTGGGGAATTGA
- a CDS encoding PspA/IM30 family protein, translating into MKKAIYWLMGDRAGRTIVGTWNWLWGMPVESGGKVAVAVAEESLESMQEAVQKLAQAVAMQEGSYKTAKNKYETKVKELQTFEQQAGIANRSGNQEAARMAMTKVIQTEQILPKLEEMVLQAEQAVKASKDKLNRERMKLEAYKADMQNMKDMSEVNAALEQIAKVNNEFDIGSAKSDFENAKNAVERRNMGAKALAEISENPAEKLQAEIENMTLDDEVARRLERMNNPSPKQLPE; encoded by the coding sequence ATGAAAAAAGCCATTTACTGGTTAATGGGAGACAGGGCAGGAAGAACTATAGTTGGTACTTGGAACTGGCTATGGGGAATGCCCGTAGAATCTGGCGGAAAGGTAGCCGTAGCCGTTGCCGAAGAATCCCTAGAATCGATGCAAGAAGCCGTGCAAAAGCTCGCTCAAGCAGTGGCTATGCAAGAAGGTTCTTACAAAACTGCTAAAAATAAATACGAGACAAAAGTTAAAGAATTACAAACCTTTGAGCAGCAAGCGGGGATTGCTAATCGTAGTGGTAATCAAGAAGCAGCGCGGATGGCAATGACAAAGGTAATCCAAACAGAGCAAATATTGCCAAAACTGGAAGAGATGGTTCTACAGGCTGAACAAGCAGTGAAAGCTTCTAAAGACAAACTCAACCGGGAACGGATGAAGTTAGAAGCCTACAAAGCTGATATGCAAAATATGAAAGATATGTCAGAGGTCAATGCAGCCCTAGAGCAAATAGCCAAAGTCAATAATGAATTTGACATTGGTTCGGCTAAAAGTGACTTTGAAAACGCTAAAAATGCTGTTGAGCGTCGGAATATGGGCGCTAAGGCTTTAGCAGAAATTTCTGAAAATCCAGCTGAAAAGCTGCAAGCAGAAATAGAAAACATGACTTTAGACGACGAAGTTGCTCGTCGTTTGGAGAGAATGAACAATCCTAGTCCTAAACAACTACCAGAGTAA
- a CDS encoding type II toxin-antitoxin system VapC family toxin, which yields MSLWVLDTDHVSLLLERHPQVSRRVAQMGAEVAISIVTVQELFNGWVVRINAAREVKDVVRLYGKLNRTVGLFGRVRVLDFNEKAGEMFQRLVTENPTLSKQRLQKDMRIAAIALVNGAVVVTRSYRDFSQVSSLTIEDWSRQDGSGDFPIVYCLSSISIDLS from the coding sequence ATGAGCCTTTGGGTGTTAGATACGGATCATGTGTCCTTGTTATTAGAGCGACATCCACAGGTGAGTCGGCGGGTGGCACAGATGGGAGCAGAGGTGGCGATTTCTATTGTCACGGTTCAGGAATTGTTTAATGGTTGGGTAGTGCGAATTAATGCTGCGAGGGAAGTTAAAGATGTTGTACGACTGTATGGAAAGTTGAACCGAACAGTTGGTCTCTTTGGACGAGTGCGGGTGTTGGATTTTAATGAGAAAGCAGGTGAAATGTTTCAGCGCTTGGTGACAGAAAACCCAACGTTATCGAAACAGCGATTGCAGAAGGATATGCGAATTGCAGCAATTGCCTTAGTGAATGGTGCAGTCGTAGTGACGCGAAGCTATCGAGATTTTTCTCAAGTGTCTTCTTTAACAATTGAGGATTGGTCACGACAGGATGGATCAGGTGATTTCCCCATTGTTTATTGCCTTTCATCCATTTCAATCGATTTAAGCTAA
- a CDS encoding type II toxin-antitoxin system HicB family antitoxin — translation MSKTPYGGESIIIGKENLVSLFMNLLAVTSLNRLSLHVLVEEASSGRFIASVPELPDCAAEAETRDKAITDVQQKVKARLANTEVLTLEVANNPWTDFIGMFEGDEDFASLAQELRSERELDTNSTI, via the coding sequence GTGTCAAAAACGCCCTATGGTGGTGAAAGCATTATTATAGGGAAAGAGAACTTAGTATCGCTGTTTATGAATCTTCTCGCCGTTACAAGTTTGAATAGGCTGTCTCTTCATGTTCTGGTTGAAGAGGCATCATCGGGGCGTTTTATAGCATCAGTGCCAGAGTTGCCTGATTGTGCGGCCGAAGCTGAAACCCGTGACAAAGCGATCACAGATGTACAACAGAAGGTGAAAGCTAGACTAGCTAATACTGAGGTGCTAACTCTAGAAGTTGCAAATAATCCCTGGACAGATTTTATTGGCATGTTTGAGGGAGATGAGGACTTTGCTTCCCTGGCTCAGGAACTGCGTAGTGAGCGTGAGTTGGATACAAATAGCACGATATGA
- the fabD gene encoding ACP S-malonyltransferase translates to MTKTAWVFPGQGSQVHNMGIDLLSIPAAQDKFAQAEAILGWSVTQICQSDIENLSRTLYTQPSLYVVESILVDIIRERGHKPDLVAGHSLGEYIALYVAGVFDWSTGLQLVKRRAELMDSAADGVMAALMNFDREKLEAVIAQTPDVVLANDNSPAQVIISGTADGVHTVMSQVKAKRAIPLKVSGAFHSPLIADAAAEFQAVLDSVEFQPALVPVLSNVEPLPSVDADVLKQRLSKQMTGSVRWREISLQLPEHGIERVVEIGPGNVLTGLIKRTSPGLILQNIRNVAELPE, encoded by the coding sequence ATGACAAAAACTGCATGGGTTTTTCCCGGACAAGGTTCCCAAGTACACAATATGGGAATAGACTTATTAAGTATACCCGCCGCTCAAGATAAATTTGCTCAAGCTGAGGCAATTTTGGGCTGGTCTGTCACACAAATCTGTCAAAGTGATATTGAAAACTTATCAAGGACGCTTTACACCCAGCCCAGTCTTTATGTGGTAGAAAGTATTCTGGTCGATATTATTCGAGAACGGGGGCATAAACCAGATTTAGTTGCTGGTCACAGTTTGGGAGAATATATTGCCCTTTATGTCGCTGGTGTGTTTGACTGGTCTACCGGTTTACAGTTGGTCAAGCGGCGTGCTGAACTCATGGATAGTGCTGCGGATGGGGTGATGGCAGCTTTGATGAACTTTGACCGCGAAAAGTTAGAAGCAGTTATTGCTCAAACACCTGACGTAGTTCTGGCTAATGATAACAGTCCAGCTCAGGTGATTATTTCGGGTACTGCTGACGGTGTACATACGGTAATGTCTCAAGTTAAAGCCAAGCGTGCTATCCCTTTAAAAGTTTCGGGAGCATTTCACTCACCCTTAATAGCAGATGCGGCTGCAGAATTCCAAGCAGTTTTAGATTCTGTAGAATTTCAGCCAGCGCTGGTGCCAGTATTGTCTAATGTCGAACCACTTCCATCAGTGGATGCCGATGTTTTAAAGCAGCGCTTGAGCAAACAAATGACAGGTTCGGTGCGGTGGCGAGAAATTTCTCTCCAATTACCTGAGCATGGCATTGAGCGAGTAGTGGAAATTGGTCCTGGTAATGTCCTCACTGGTTTGATTAAACGTACTAGCCCTGGTTTAATCTTACAAAACATTCGTAATGTAGCTGAGTTGCCAGAATAG
- a CDS encoding beta-ketoacyl-ACP synthase 3 → MQKLGIAITGSGSAVPETSLHNQDLTELVETSDDWITTRTGIRQRRLALPTESLSQIAAAASHQAIAAAGITAQDLDLILLATSTPDDLFGSACQIQAEIGAINAVAFDLTAACSGFVFGLVTAAQYIRTGVYQNVLLIGADILSRWVDWQDRRTCVLFGDGAGAVVLQANQSDRLLGFTLKSDGTQNHYLNLGYKGSSHELIPGVNVSKGTYQPITMNGKEVYRFAVQKVPEVIDKALFQANLTVEQIDWLLLHQANQRILDAVAQRLNIPNHKVISNLANYGNTSAASIPIALDEAVRQGKIQPNDIIVTSGFGAGLTWGAAIFQWGR, encoded by the coding sequence GTGCAAAAGTTAGGTATAGCAATTACAGGAAGTGGCTCGGCAGTTCCAGAAACTTCCCTCCACAACCAGGATCTGACTGAACTCGTGGAAACATCAGATGATTGGATTACCACAAGAACGGGAATTCGTCAACGGCGATTGGCGCTGCCAACTGAGTCTTTAAGTCAAATAGCTGCTGCTGCCAGCCATCAGGCGATCGCCGCTGCTGGAATTACAGCACAAGACTTAGATCTGATTCTGCTGGCAACCTCAACCCCTGATGACCTATTTGGTAGTGCTTGTCAAATTCAGGCGGAAATCGGAGCTATCAACGCCGTAGCTTTTGATTTAACAGCTGCCTGCTCAGGCTTTGTATTTGGACTTGTAACGGCTGCCCAATACATTAGAACAGGTGTTTATCAAAATGTACTATTGATAGGAGCGGATATCCTCTCCCGTTGGGTAGATTGGCAAGACAGACGCACATGTGTTCTGTTTGGCGATGGAGCCGGAGCAGTTGTATTGCAAGCCAACCAGAGCGATCGCTTATTAGGATTTACCCTCAAAAGCGATGGCACTCAAAACCACTACCTCAATCTCGGCTATAAAGGCTCTTCCCACGAACTGATTCCCGGTGTAAATGTCAGCAAAGGGACTTACCAGCCAATTACCATGAACGGCAAAGAAGTGTATCGGTTTGCCGTCCAAAAAGTGCCCGAAGTCATCGATAAAGCCTTATTTCAGGCTAACCTGACTGTCGAGCAAATCGATTGGTTACTATTACATCAGGCTAATCAGCGCATACTCGATGCCGTTGCCCAACGCCTAAATATTCCCAATCATAAAGTTATCAGTAATCTTGCCAATTATGGCAACACCTCAGCCGCCTCCATCCCAATTGCCCTAGATGAAGCAGTACGGCAAGGAAAAATTCAACCTAACGACATCATTGTTACATCAGGTTTTGGCGCCGGACTCACCTGGGGCGCGGCAATTTTTCAATGGGGAAGATAA
- the plsX gene encoding phosphate acyltransferase PlsX: MGSTCVRIAIDAMGGDHAPAEIVAGAVRAREELGVKVLLVGDPQQIEAALPPKTNLEQIEIVPAEDAITMDEEPLSAIRRKPKASINVAMDLVKEQQADAVFSAGHSGAAMAAALLRLGRLPGIDRPAIGTVFPTIVAGKPVLILDVGANVDCRPKFLEQFAVMGSVYSQYVLGTAEPKVGLLNIGEEDSKGNDAAVRAHQLLKDNSHISFIGNAEGRDVLSGHFDVIVCDGFVGNVLLKFAEAVGQVILQILREELPQGLHGQIGTALLKPNLKRIKQRMDHAEHGGALLLGVAGICLIGHGSSQAPSIFNAIRMAKEAVDNQVLERIKSQYQSLQRESG, from the coding sequence ATGGGATCGACTTGCGTACGGATCGCAATTGACGCAATGGGAGGGGATCACGCACCTGCTGAAATCGTTGCTGGCGCAGTGCGGGCACGAGAAGAATTAGGTGTGAAAGTCTTGTTGGTAGGTGATCCCCAACAAATTGAAGCTGCGCTGCCACCAAAAACTAATTTGGAGCAGATAGAGATCGTTCCTGCTGAGGATGCGATCACTATGGATGAGGAGCCTTTAAGCGCGATTAGACGCAAACCCAAAGCTTCCATCAACGTGGCGATGGATTTAGTCAAGGAACAGCAGGCAGATGCTGTGTTTTCTGCTGGTCACTCAGGGGCAGCTATGGCTGCTGCTTTGCTGCGCTTAGGACGATTGCCGGGAATTGACCGCCCAGCTATTGGAACAGTGTTTCCGACAATCGTCGCGGGTAAGCCAGTGCTAATACTTGATGTCGGCGCAAATGTAGACTGCCGTCCCAAGTTTTTAGAGCAGTTTGCTGTTATGGGGTCGGTTTACAGTCAGTATGTGTTGGGTACAGCTGAACCCAAAGTAGGTTTGTTGAATATCGGTGAAGAAGACTCTAAAGGCAATGATGCCGCAGTCCGCGCTCACCAACTGCTCAAAGACAATTCTCACATCTCCTTTATTGGGAACGCCGAAGGGCGGGATGTGCTTTCCGGTCACTTTGATGTGATTGTCTGTGATGGTTTTGTCGGTAATGTGTTGTTAAAGTTTGCCGAAGCAGTCGGACAAGTGATTTTGCAAATCTTGCGGGAAGAATTGCCCCAAGGATTGCATGGTCAAATCGGTACGGCGCTTTTAAAACCCAACCTCAAGCGCATTAAACAGCGAATGGATCACGCCGAACATGGTGGTGCTTTGCTTTTAGGTGTAGCAGGAATTTGTTTGATCGGTCACGGTAGCTCACAAGCACCTTCGATTTTTAATGCAATTCGCATGGCCAAAGAAGCTGTAGACAACCAGGTGCTAGAACGAATTAAGTCCCAATATCAAAGCCTACAGCGAGAAAGTGGTTAA
- a CDS encoding leucyl aminopeptidase has product MAILASDTPLLQWAGDTLAIGLFEDAVELSGDLGTLDEKFGGILKELITEEEFKGKANSTIATRVGVGGAIRKVIFVGLGKAEGLKLDSLRRAAAAVARTAKKQKTKTLGISLPVWNNDPAATAQAIAEGVELALYQDTRFKSELEDKSPPIETVDLLGLPGQEVAITRANQIVSGVILARQLVAAPANAVTPITLAETAQAIATDYGVQVEILEREDCEKLGMGAFLGVAQASDLPPKFIHLTYKPEGTPTRKLAIIGKGLTFDSGGLNIKGVGSGIETMKIDMGGAAATLGAAKAIAQIKPSVEVHFISAATENMISGHAMHPGDILTASNGKTIEVNNTDAEGRLTLADALVFADKLGVDAIVDLATLTGACVVALGEDIAGLFTTDDAVASQLEKAAAGAGEKIWRLPIEEKYLEGLKSGIADLKNTGPRAGGSITAALFLKQFVKETPWAHLDIAGPVWTDKDNGYNSSGATGFGVRTLVNWVLSSVD; this is encoded by the coding sequence ATGGCAATTCTAGCAAGTGATACGCCGCTTTTACAGTGGGCTGGTGATACATTGGCAATTGGATTATTTGAAGATGCCGTAGAATTATCTGGAGATTTGGGGACTTTAGATGAAAAGTTTGGCGGAATCTTGAAAGAATTGATTACCGAAGAGGAATTTAAGGGTAAAGCCAATAGCACCATCGCCACACGGGTGGGTGTTGGTGGTGCGATTCGTAAAGTTATTTTCGTGGGTTTGGGAAAAGCGGAAGGCTTGAAACTAGATTCACTGCGCCGGGCTGCTGCGGCTGTAGCCAGAACAGCCAAAAAGCAAAAAACCAAAACCCTGGGAATTAGTTTACCAGTGTGGAATAATGATCCGGCAGCCACAGCCCAAGCGATCGCTGAAGGTGTAGAACTGGCGCTTTACCAGGATACTCGCTTTAAGTCGGAATTAGAGGATAAAAGCCCACCAATAGAAACAGTAGATTTACTAGGATTACCTGGACAGGAAGTAGCGATAACCCGCGCTAATCAGATTGTTTCTGGAGTAATTTTAGCGCGGCAGTTGGTAGCAGCACCAGCGAATGCGGTAACACCGATTACATTAGCAGAAACTGCTCAAGCGATCGCTACTGACTATGGTGTACAAGTGGAAATCCTCGAACGAGAAGACTGCGAAAAGCTGGGTATGGGTGCTTTTTTGGGAGTCGCCCAAGCCTCTGACTTACCGCCTAAATTCATTCACCTAACTTACAAGCCAGAAGGCACACCCACACGGAAATTAGCAATTATCGGTAAAGGTTTAACCTTCGACTCCGGCGGACTCAACATCAAAGGTGTTGGTAGCGGTATTGAAACCATGAAAATTGATATGGGCGGTGCAGCAGCGACCTTGGGTGCTGCAAAAGCCATTGCTCAGATTAAGCCCAGTGTTGAGGTGCATTTTATCTCCGCTGCCACAGAAAACATGATCAGCGGTCACGCCATGCACCCAGGCGACATTCTCACAGCATCTAACGGCAAAACCATAGAAGTCAACAACACCGACGCTGAAGGCCGTTTGACCCTAGCAGACGCCTTAGTATTTGCCGATAAACTGGGAGTAGATGCGATCGTTGATTTAGCAACCCTGACAGGCGCTTGTGTCGTGGCCTTGGGCGAAGATATTGCCGGTTTATTTACAACCGATGATGCTGTAGCCTCTCAACTAGAAAAAGCAGCAGCAGGCGCCGGTGAAAAGATTTGGCGGCTACCAATAGAAGAAAAATATTTAGAAGGACTAAAATCTGGTATAGCCGATTTGAAAAATACTGGTCCGCGTGCAGGTGGGTCTATTACTGCTGCCTTATTCCTCAAGCAATTCGTCAAAGAAACCCCCTGGGCACACTTGGACATTGCAGGGCCAGTCTGGACAGATAAAGACAATGGCTATAACAGTTCTGGTGCCACAGGCTTCGGCGTTCGCACTCTAGTTAACTGGGTGCTGAGTTCAGTAGACTAG
- a CDS encoding alpha/beta hydrolase translates to MPEVELKPCFLAPTRVQPEYPLFVYLPGMDGTGQLLRSQTSGLEVAFDVRCFAIPRKDLTSWDVLSDSVLDLIHAELEKSSQRPVYLCGESFGGCLAMKVAIKAPQLFERIILINPASSFQLLPWLNWASLVTQWVHPCLYDLGALALLPFLASLPRISRSDRQELLKNMRSVPPETVLWRLSLIKEFNVDPQHLRSLTQPVLLLGSASDQLLPSVSEVTRLANILPNAKTLVLPYSGHACLLEKEINLYEIIAKHDFLDSSGAKIKELV, encoded by the coding sequence ATGCCAGAAGTTGAGTTAAAGCCGTGTTTCCTTGCTCCTACGCGAGTACAGCCAGAGTATCCACTGTTTGTATATTTGCCTGGAATGGATGGAACGGGTCAATTATTGCGATCGCAAACCAGTGGATTAGAAGTGGCCTTTGATGTCCGCTGTTTCGCGATCCCACGGAAAGACCTCACCTCCTGGGATGTACTAAGTGATAGTGTATTAGATTTAATCCACGCGGAATTAGAAAAAAGTTCCCAGCGACCTGTTTACCTGTGTGGTGAGTCCTTTGGGGGTTGTTTAGCAATGAAAGTGGCTATCAAAGCGCCCCAGCTGTTTGAGCGAATTATCCTGATTAACCCGGCCTCTAGCTTTCAGTTGCTTCCTTGGTTGAATTGGGCTTCCCTTGTAACTCAATGGGTACATCCATGCCTTTATGATCTTGGGGCACTGGCATTATTACCCTTTTTAGCATCTCTACCACGTATTTCTCGGAGCGATCGCCAAGAATTACTCAAAAACATGCGTTCTGTACCACCAGAAACTGTTCTTTGGCGGTTGTCTTTAATCAAGGAGTTTAATGTTGATCCACAACATTTACGTAGCCTGACTCAACCAGTTCTGCTGCTTGGGAGTGCTAGCGATCAGCTTTTACCTTCTGTGAGTGAAGTCACTCGTCTAGCAAATATTTTACCCAATGCCAAGACGCTGGTGCTTCCCTATAGTGGACATGCTTGTTTACTAGAGAAGGAAATCAATCTCTACGAGATTATAGCAAAACACGACTTTTTGGATAGTAGCGGCGCAAAAATTAAAGAATTAGTCTGA
- a CDS encoding transposase, protein MSNWVDMLRSHYNWCLNDRITQYAQQFIQGDYCDIRTKAEACPITCFVSKNGATGEPWKDDKKANPRRVAGDIQITALPTLKKARPWFAGIDSTVLQQNVKRLDRAYENFFNGRGFPKFKNRSNFTSFTYQMGIKVQKNKIYLPKLGWMRFYNSRSIPDGFTIKYATLRKRQDGWYVSIRIEDKAVPDYSARPLTDFNKIVGCDLGITKLVHLSDGYQIENPKFLTNKKTKHILKNRQRQINRKVKGSNNRKKAAKKVGRFHKKIADKRQAYQWYVANKIVLRNVDAIAVENLNVSAMKKRCQPKIDDPALKTGFPSQATGGEETGRFLKNGQSRKRGLNRSISDSEALASLRASASWSDLVLKIEYLAAKHGKVVIKVNPKHTSQKCQNCGHVDASNRDVRGASRSEEKFICTSCGHITHADINAAKNIRDRASSMVREDFAKPEPKGSKRPKHCKETSTRSSEQTC, encoded by the coding sequence ATGAGTAACTGGGTAGATATGCTTAGAAGCCATTACAACTGGTGTTTGAATGACCGAATAACTCAATACGCCCAACAATTCATTCAGGGAGATTACTGTGATATTAGAACCAAGGCTGAAGCTTGCCCTATAACTTGTTTTGTTAGCAAGAACGGTGCTACAGGTGAACCCTGGAAAGATGATAAAAAAGCCAATCCTAGACGTGTTGCTGGTGATATCCAAATTACAGCCTTGCCTACATTAAAAAAGGCTAGACCTTGGTTTGCTGGCATTGATTCAACCGTATTGCAGCAGAATGTAAAACGATTAGATAGAGCATACGAAAATTTCTTTAATGGTAGAGGATTCCCTAAATTCAAAAATCGCTCTAACTTCACATCTTTTACTTACCAAATGGGTATTAAGGTGCAGAAAAATAAAATCTACCTACCCAAACTAGGGTGGATGAGATTTTACAATTCTCGCTCAATACCTGATGGATTCACGATTAAATATGCTACCTTACGCAAGCGTCAAGATGGCTGGTATGTTTCTATCCGAATAGAAGATAAAGCAGTACCAGACTACAGTGCTAGACCATTGACTGATTTCAATAAAATAGTTGGGTGTGATTTAGGTATAACTAAACTTGTACATCTATCTGATGGATACCAGATAGAAAATCCTAAATTCTTGACCAATAAAAAAACTAAACACATTCTCAAAAACAGGCAGCGTCAAATTAATCGGAAAGTAAAAGGTAGCAACAATCGTAAAAAAGCCGCTAAAAAAGTAGGCAGATTTCACAAAAAAATTGCTGATAAGCGTCAAGCATATCAATGGTATGTAGCTAACAAGATTGTTTTGAGGAATGTTGATGCTATTGCTGTTGAGAACTTGAATGTCTCCGCAATGAAGAAACGATGCCAACCAAAAATAGATGATCCAGCACTGAAGACGGGTTTCCCGTCGCAGGCGACTGGCGGTGAAGAGACTGGTAGATTTTTAAAGAATGGACAGTCCAGAAAAAGAGGTTTAAATCGTTCAATCTCTGATAGCGAAGCGTTAGCGAGTCTTCGAGCGTCTGCAAGCTGGAGTGATTTGGTATTGAAAATCGAGTATCTTGCTGCGAAGCATGGAAAGGTTGTCATCAAGGTCAATCCAAAACACACTAGTCAAAAGTGTCAAAATTGTGGTCATGTAGATGCATCAAATCGTGATGTTCGCGGAGCGTCACGAAGTGAAGAAAAGTTCATCTGCACAAGTTGCGGACATATCACCCACGCTGACATTAACGCTGCAAAAAACATCAGAGATAGAGCGTCAAGCATGGTACGCGAGGACTTCGCGAAACCTGAGCCGAAAGGTTCTAAACGCCCAAAACACTGTAAGGAGACATCAACACGCTCATCAGAGCAAACGTGTTGA
- a CDS encoding 1-acyl-sn-glycerol-3-phosphate acyltransferase has translation MQISRYYEDRIPRNPSVLVVSNHRSFMDVLVLMTAPSSPIRFACHQDLLILPVAIASLPKINTAAFPLRLLSLFDPSEPLFNQPGWHPLVIYHRVAVLIGRPYCVNVVMSEELGVRSKIRFFSALSASSAVKKSFI, from the coding sequence ATGCAAATCTCTCGCTATTACGAAGATCGTATTCCGCGAAATCCCAGTGTTTTAGTAGTCAGCAATCATCGCAGCTTTATGGATGTACTCGTTCTTATGACGGCTCCATCGAGTCCGATTCGTTTTGCTTGTCACCAGGATTTGCTAATTTTGCCAGTGGCGATCGCCTCCCTCCCAAAAATTAACACTGCTGCTTTTCCCTTGCGCCTGTTGAGTTTGTTTGACCCTTCAGAACCGTTGTTTAATCAACCAGGTTGGCATCCCTTAGTTATATATCATCGAGTTGCAGTATTAATTGGTCGCCCTTATTGCGTCAACGTTGTTATGAGTGAGGAATTAGGAGTGAGGAGTAAAATCCGTTTTTTTTCGGCGCTGTCTGCATCCTCTGCGGTTAAAAAGTCATTTATTTAA